In a genomic window of Urocitellus parryii isolate mUroPar1 chromosome 2, mUroPar1.hap1, whole genome shotgun sequence:
- the LOC113177408 gene encoding LOW QUALITY PROTEIN: protein-S-isoprenylcysteine O-methyltransferase-like (The sequence of the model RefSeq protein was modified relative to this genomic sequence to represent the inferred CDS: inserted 2 bases in 2 codons), whose translation MAGCAARAPXGSEARLSLXTFLLGASVLALPLLTRAGLQGRTGLALYVAGLNALLLLLHRPPRYQIAIRACFLGFVFGCGVLLSFSQSSWNHFGWYVCSLSLFHYSEYLVTAVNNPKSLSLDSFLLNHSLEYTVAALSSWIEFTLENIFWPELKQITWLSTMGLLMVVFGECLRKAAMFTAGSNFNHVVQNEKSDTHTLVTSGVYAWFRHPSYVGWFYWSIGTQVMLCNPICGVVYALTVWRFFRDRTEEEEISLIHFFGEEYLEYKKRMPTGLPFIKGVKVEL comes from the exons ATGGCGGGCTGCGCGGCGCGGGCTC CGGGCTCCGAGGCGCGCCTCAGCC GCaccttcctgctgggcgcctcGGTGCTCGCGCTGCCGCTGCTCACGCGCGCCGGCCTGCAGGGCCGCACCGGGCTGGCGCTCTACGTGGCCGGGCTCAacgcgctgctgctgctgctccaccGGCCGCCGCGCTACCAG ATAGCCATCCGTGCTTGTTTCCTTGGCTTTGTGTTTGGCTGCGGTGTGCTACTAAGTTTTAGCCAGTCTTCCTGGAATCACTTTGGCTG GTATGTGTGCTCACTGTCATTATTCCACTATTCTGAATACTTAGTGACAGCTGTCAATAATCCCAAAAGCCTGTCATTGGATTCCTTTCTCCTGAATCACAGTCTGGAGTACACAGTGGCTGCTCTTTCTTCTTGGATAGAATTCACACTTGAAAATATCTTTTGGCCAGAACTGAAGCAGATCACCTGGCTCAGCACCATGGGGCTGCTGATGGTGGTCTTTGGAGAGTGCCTGAGGAAGGCTGCCATGTTCACAGCTGGCTCCAACTTCAACCACGTGGTGCAGAATGAAAAGTCAGACACCCACACTCTGGTGACAAGCGGAGTATACGCATGGTTCCGGCACCCTTCCTACGTGGGGTGGTTTTACTGGAGTATTGGGACTCAGGTGATGCTGTGTAACCCCATCTGCGGTGTCGTTTATGCCTTGACAGTATGGCGATTCTTCCGTGACCggacagaggaagaagaaatatcaCTGATTCACTTCTTTGGAGAGGAGTACCTGGAGTATAAAAAGAGGATGCCCACAGGTCTGCCTTTCATAAAGGGAGTCAAGGTGGAGCTATGA